From the Camarhynchus parvulus chromosome 13, STF_HiC, whole genome shotgun sequence genome, one window contains:
- the CNOT6 gene encoding CCR4-NOT transcription complex subunit 6 isoform X1, with the protein MPKEKYDPPDPRRMYTIMSSEEAANGKKSHWAELEISGKVRSLSSSLWTLTHLTALHLSDNSLSRIPSDIAKLHNLVYLDLSSNKIRSLPAELGNMVSLRELHLNNNLLRVLPFELGKLFQLQTLGLKGNPLTQDILNLYQEPDGTRRLLNYLLDNLAGTAKRISTEQPPPRSWIMLQEPDRTRPTALFSVMCYNVLCDKYATRQLYGYCPSWALNWEYRKKAIMQEILSCNADIISLQEVETEQYYSFFLVELKERGYNGFFSPKSRARTMSEQERKHVDGCAIFFKTEKFTLVQKHTVEFNQLAMANSEGSEAMLNRVMTKDNIGVAVLLELRKELIEMSSGKPHLGMEKQLVLVANAHMHWDPDYSDVKLVQTMMFLSEVKNIIDKASRSLKPGVSGELGTIPLVLCADLNSLPDSGVVEYLSTGGVETNHKDFKELRYNESLTNFSCNGKNGTTNGRITHGFKLKSAYENGLMPYTNYTFDFKGIIDYIFYSKPQLNILGILGPLDHHWLIENNISGCPHPLIPSDHFSLFAQLELLLPFLPPVNGIHLPGRR; encoded by the exons ATGCCCAAGGAAAAGTACGATCCACCTGATCCACGGAGGATGTACACAATTATGTCCTCAGAGGAAGCAGCCAATGGAAAGAAATCACACTGGGCAGAGTTGGAAATAAGTG GGAAAGTGAGAAGCTTAAGTTCATCTTTGTGGACACTGACCCATTTGACAGCTTTGCATCTCAGTGACAATTCCTTATCCCGTATTCCTTCAGACATTGCCAAGCTTCACAATCTGGTATATCTGGACTTGTCCTCTAACAAAATCCGCAGTTTACCAGCAGAGCTCGGAAACATGGTGTCACTCAG GGAACTACATTTAAATAACAACCTGTTACGAGTTTTACCTTTTGAGCTGGGAAAACTGTTCCAGTTACAGACTTTGGGTCTGAAAG GAAACCCACTTACACAGGATATTCTGAACCTGTATCAGGAACCAGATGGAACACGACGGCTACTGAACTATTTGCTTGATAATTTGGCAGGTACTGCAAAAAGAA TTTCGACAGAACAGCCACCTCCAAGATCCTGGATTATGTTGCAAGAACCAGACCGTACAAGACCAACAG CTTTGTTCTCTGTCATGTGTTACAACGTCCTCTGTGACAAATACGCCACCCGGCAGCTGTATGGCTATTGTCCATCCTGGGCCTTGAACTgggaatacagaaaaaaagccattaTGCAGGAAATACTGAGCTGCAATGCTGACATCATAAGTctgcag GAGGTTGAAACGGAGCAGTACTACAGTTTTTTCCTGGTAGAATTGAAAGAACGTGGCTATAATGGATTCTTCAGTCCAAAATCTAGAGCTAGGACAATGtcagaacaggaaagaaaacatgttGATGGTTGtgcaatatttttcaaaacagaaaa atttacTTTGGTCCAAAAGCATACTGTTGAGTTCAATCAGCTAGCAATGGCAAACTCAGAAGGTTCAGAGGCTATGCTGAACAGAGTTATGACAAAAGATAACATTGGAGTCGCTGTTCTGTTAGAACTGCGAAAGGAATTGATAGAAATGTCAT ctGGAAAGCCACATCTTGGGATGGAAAAGCAGCTAGTTCTTGTAGCTAATGCACATATGCATTGGGACCCAGATTATTCTGATGTGAAGCTGGTTCAGACTATGATGTTCCTGTCTGAGGTAAAGAACATTATTGATAAAGCTTCTCGTAGTCTCAAACCTGGTGTTTCGGGAGAGCTTGGAACCATTCCACTTGTACTGTGTGCAGATCTCAATTCTCTACCAGACTCTG GTGTTGTTGAGTACTTGAGCACTGGTGGAGTGGAAACAAACCACAAAGATTTTAAGGAACTGAGATACAATGAAAGTCTTACTAACTTCAGctgtaatggaaaaaatgggacaACAAATGGAAGAATTACACATGGTTTCAAGTTGAAGAGTGCCTATGAGAATGGTCTAATGCCTTATACAAATTACACATTTGACTTCAAG GGTATTATTGATTACATCTTCTACTCTAAACCTCAGCTAAACATACTTGGCATTCTTGGACCTTTGGATCATCATTGGTTGATAGAGAACAATATAAGTGGTTGTCCACATCCACTCATCCCTTCCGACCACTTCTCACTTTTTGCACAACTGGAGcttttgctgcctttcctgcctcCTGTAAATGGAATCCATCTCCCTGGCAGGAGGTAG
- the CNOT6 gene encoding CCR4-NOT transcription complex subunit 6 isoform X2 encodes MPKEKYDPPDPRRMYTIMSSEEAANGKKSHWAELEISGKVRSLSSSLWTLTHLTALHLSDNSLSRIPSDIAKLHNLVYLDLSSNKIRSLPAELGNMVSLRELHLNNNLLRVLPFELGKLFQLQTLGLKGNPLTQDILNLYQEPDGTRRLLNYLLDNLAVSTEQPPPRSWIMLQEPDRTRPTALFSVMCYNVLCDKYATRQLYGYCPSWALNWEYRKKAIMQEILSCNADIISLQEVETEQYYSFFLVELKERGYNGFFSPKSRARTMSEQERKHVDGCAIFFKTEKFTLVQKHTVEFNQLAMANSEGSEAMLNRVMTKDNIGVAVLLELRKELIEMSSGKPHLGMEKQLVLVANAHMHWDPDYSDVKLVQTMMFLSEVKNIIDKASRSLKPGVSGELGTIPLVLCADLNSLPDSGVVEYLSTGGVETNHKDFKELRYNESLTNFSCNGKNGTTNGRITHGFKLKSAYENGLMPYTNYTFDFKGIIDYIFYSKPQLNILGILGPLDHHWLIENNISGCPHPLIPSDHFSLFAQLELLLPFLPPVNGIHLPGRR; translated from the exons ATGCCCAAGGAAAAGTACGATCCACCTGATCCACGGAGGATGTACACAATTATGTCCTCAGAGGAAGCAGCCAATGGAAAGAAATCACACTGGGCAGAGTTGGAAATAAGTG GGAAAGTGAGAAGCTTAAGTTCATCTTTGTGGACACTGACCCATTTGACAGCTTTGCATCTCAGTGACAATTCCTTATCCCGTATTCCTTCAGACATTGCCAAGCTTCACAATCTGGTATATCTGGACTTGTCCTCTAACAAAATCCGCAGTTTACCAGCAGAGCTCGGAAACATGGTGTCACTCAG GGAACTACATTTAAATAACAACCTGTTACGAGTTTTACCTTTTGAGCTGGGAAAACTGTTCCAGTTACAGACTTTGGGTCTGAAAG GAAACCCACTTACACAGGATATTCTGAACCTGTATCAGGAACCAGATGGAACACGACGGCTACTGAACTATTTGCTTGATAATTTGGCAG TTTCGACAGAACAGCCACCTCCAAGATCCTGGATTATGTTGCAAGAACCAGACCGTACAAGACCAACAG CTTTGTTCTCTGTCATGTGTTACAACGTCCTCTGTGACAAATACGCCACCCGGCAGCTGTATGGCTATTGTCCATCCTGGGCCTTGAACTgggaatacagaaaaaaagccattaTGCAGGAAATACTGAGCTGCAATGCTGACATCATAAGTctgcag GAGGTTGAAACGGAGCAGTACTACAGTTTTTTCCTGGTAGAATTGAAAGAACGTGGCTATAATGGATTCTTCAGTCCAAAATCTAGAGCTAGGACAATGtcagaacaggaaagaaaacatgttGATGGTTGtgcaatatttttcaaaacagaaaa atttacTTTGGTCCAAAAGCATACTGTTGAGTTCAATCAGCTAGCAATGGCAAACTCAGAAGGTTCAGAGGCTATGCTGAACAGAGTTATGACAAAAGATAACATTGGAGTCGCTGTTCTGTTAGAACTGCGAAAGGAATTGATAGAAATGTCAT ctGGAAAGCCACATCTTGGGATGGAAAAGCAGCTAGTTCTTGTAGCTAATGCACATATGCATTGGGACCCAGATTATTCTGATGTGAAGCTGGTTCAGACTATGATGTTCCTGTCTGAGGTAAAGAACATTATTGATAAAGCTTCTCGTAGTCTCAAACCTGGTGTTTCGGGAGAGCTTGGAACCATTCCACTTGTACTGTGTGCAGATCTCAATTCTCTACCAGACTCTG GTGTTGTTGAGTACTTGAGCACTGGTGGAGTGGAAACAAACCACAAAGATTTTAAGGAACTGAGATACAATGAAAGTCTTACTAACTTCAGctgtaatggaaaaaatgggacaACAAATGGAAGAATTACACATGGTTTCAAGTTGAAGAGTGCCTATGAGAATGGTCTAATGCCTTATACAAATTACACATTTGACTTCAAG GGTATTATTGATTACATCTTCTACTCTAAACCTCAGCTAAACATACTTGGCATTCTTGGACCTTTGGATCATCATTGGTTGATAGAGAACAATATAAGTGGTTGTCCACATCCACTCATCCCTTCCGACCACTTCTCACTTTTTGCACAACTGGAGcttttgctgcctttcctgcctcCTGTAAATGGAATCCATCTCCCTGGCAGGAGGTAG